One segment of Triticum aestivum cultivar Chinese Spring chromosome 2A, IWGSC CS RefSeq v2.1, whole genome shotgun sequence DNA contains the following:
- the LOC123184994 gene encoding pterocarpan synthase 1, with protein sequence MAFSPSLQLALLVALVLSAPAPAALAAGSKATRIRLYIHERFEGANATVASPLLRSPLGGNATFGEPGVIDDELRAGPRPGSDLVGRFQGFFVGTDRAGPSYLSTVTLVFAAGERRGSTLTVQGQYHFDFEGAAVERAVVGGTGVFRMARGYSVMKVVSAPTPQTVVFRIDLFVLLPRPGHYF encoded by the coding sequence CCCGGCGCCCGCCGCTCTCGCGGCCGGCAGCAAGGCCACCCGCATCCGCCTCTACATCCACGAGAGGTTCGAGGGCGCGAACGCGACGGTGGCGTCGCCGCTGCTGCGGTCCCCGCTGGGCGGCAACGCCACCTTCGGGGAGCCCGGCGTGATCGACGACGAGCTCCGCGCCGGCCCGCGCCCCGGGTCCGACCTCGTCGGCAGATTCCAGGGCTTCTTCGTCGGCACGGACCGGGCCGGGCCGAGCTACCTGTCCACCGTCACGCTCGTGTTCGCCGCCGGGGAGCGCCGCGGGAGCACGCTGACGGTGCAGGGCCAGTACCATTTCGACTTCGAGGGCGCGGCCGTGGAGCGCGCCGTCGTGGGCGGCACCGGGGTGTTCAGGATGGCGCGCGGGTACTCCGTCATGAAGGTCGTGAGCGCGCCGACGCCGCAGACGGTCGTGTTCAGGATCGACCTGTTCGTGCTCCTGCCCCGCCCCGGCCACTACTTCTAG